Proteins found in one Parcubacteria group bacterium genomic segment:
- the uppS gene encoding polyprenyl diphosphate synthase, protein MSERNIPNHVAIIPDGNRRWAKKRGMDSWIGHEYGAKNTELLIRKAFNMGVKYISFWGSSLENLKKRPFQEKKALLGIYEKYFSSLIDSEEIHNNKIRINFVGKWEEQFPGKLKDIIHKCIQKTKDYKNNFLNFFLAYNGDDEMIEAVKNIVKKYKPGQEVTSDLIKENLMTRDIPPVDFLVRTGGEPHLSAGFMMWDIANSQMYFSEILYPDFKEEEFEKAIGEFEKRERRLGK, encoded by the coding sequence ATGTCCGAAAGAAATATTCCAAATCATGTGGCGATAATACCCGACGGAAACAGGAGGTGGGCTAAAAAAAGGGGAATGGATTCCTGGATTGGCCATGAGTATGGAGCCAAAAACACAGAGCTATTGATCAGAAAAGCTTTTAATATGGGAGTGAAATATATTTCTTTTTGGGGTTCTTCACTCGAAAATTTGAAGAAGCGCCCTTTTCAAGAAAAAAAGGCGCTGCTTGGAATTTATGAAAAATATTTCAGCAGTCTTATTGATAGTGAAGAAATACATAACAATAAAATCAGAATCAATTTTGTCGGAAAATGGGAGGAACAATTTCCCGGAAAATTAAAAGATATCATTCACAAATGCATCCAGAAAACGAAAGATTATAAGAATAATTTTTTGAATTTTTTTCTGGCTTATAATGGCGATGATGAAATGATTGAAGCGGTAAAAAATATTGTAAAAAAATATAAGCCGGGGCAGGAAGTAACAAGCGATTTGATAAAGGAAAATTTAATGACTCGCGATATCCCTCCAGTTGATTTTTTAGTAAGGACGGGAGGAGAACCTCACCTCAGCGCCGGTTTTATGATGTGGGACATTGCTAATTCGCAGATGTATTTTTCCGAGATACTCTATCCGGATTTCAAAGAAGAAGAATTTGAGAAAGCAATCGGAGAATTTGAAAAAAGGGAAAGAAGATTGGGAAAATAA
- the trxA gene encoding thioredoxin, producing MNLKHMILEFNDKNFQQEVIKSDKPVLVDFWATWCGPCQMIGSTIEELSKEMEGKAKVGKIEVDANPETAGKYEIMSIPSLKIFKGGKIVKEFTGLQNKEVLKKELEGLV from the coding sequence ATGAATCTAAAACATATGATATTGGAATTTAACGATAAAAATTTCCAGCAAGAAGTAATCAAAAGCGATAAGCCGGTGCTAGTCGACTTTTGGGCGACTTGGTGCGGTCCGTGCCAAATGATAGGTTCAACAATTGAAGAATTATCCAAAGAAATGGAAGGAAAAGCAAAAGTGGGAAAAATTGAAGTAGACGCAAATCCTGAAACGGCCGGCAAATACGAAATAATGTCAATTCCTTCGCTCAAGATTTTTAAAGGAGGAAAAATTGTTAAAGAATTTACCGGATTGCAAAATAAGGAGGTATTAAAGAAAGAATTGGAAGGGCTTGTTTAA
- a CDS encoding glycosyltransferase family 2 protein — protein MLSIAINNYRNPELLKLCIDSIRKNVLNVEYELIVADSETQEETEMMMREEYPDVKFFPFKKNVGFQSMLKKGLEESKGDAILLLNGDIIVSPGSVEKLLAYIKENPEVGMVGPKLLNFNGTLQYSCFHYYKPLTIVYRRISFLQKLGFVKKHLDWFSMKDYDHLSPKEVDWLMGSVMLVSKSAAQKVGMMDPKFSMYMEDVDWCRRFWENGCKVVYYPLSVMNHYHGKGSDKGGFFYSIFFNKLTWTHIFSAIKYFLKYWGKPVPKHE, from the coding sequence ATGCTTTCGATTGCTATAAACAATTATCGCAACCCGGAACTTTTGAAGCTCTGCATCGATTCAATAAGAAAAAACGTATTAAATGTTGAATATGAATTGATTGTTGCCGACTCAGAAACCCAGGAAGAAACTGAAATGATGATGAGGGAGGAATATCCGGATGTGAAATTTTTCCCTTTCAAGAAAAATGTTGGATTCCAATCGATGTTGAAAAAAGGGCTGGAAGAAAGCAAGGGCGATGCCATTCTTCTTCTCAACGGAGATATTATTGTTTCCCCCGGATCTGTGGAGAAATTGCTTGCATACATTAAAGAAAATCCGGAGGTGGGAATGGTTGGGCCGAAGCTTTTGAATTTCAATGGAACGCTGCAATATTCCTGCTTTCATTATTATAAGCCGCTTACGATTGTATATCGGAGAATATCATTTTTGCAGAAATTAGGTTTTGTGAAAAAACATCTGGATTGGTTCTCAATGAAAGATTATGATCACTTGAGTCCGAAAGAAGTGGATTGGCTGATGGGATCGGTGATGTTGGTTTCAAAATCTGCAGCACAAAAGGTTGGAATGATGGATCCCAAGTTTTCTATGTATATGGAAGATGTCGATTGGTGCCGGAGATTTTGGGAAAATGGCTGCAAGGTTGTCTATTATCCTTTATCAGTAATGAATCATTATCATGGAAAAGGAAGCGACAAAGGAGGGTTTTTCTACTCCATATTTTTTAATAAACTTACTTGGACTCACATTTTTAGCGCTATTAAATATTTTTTGAAGTATTGGGGAAAACCGGTACCGAAACATGAATAA
- a CDS encoding S41 family peptidase, which translates to MENDLEKNINIEKKNRKLMNRFLVIGFIVLFSLAGFWFGLQKGKNESLSTQNASMPLESAVIINKEGKIDSLDFSLFWKTWDILKEKYVNSSKLDAQKLFYGAIKGMLAATGDPYTNFFDPEENKKFNEDITGSFEGIGAEIGMKGGVLTIIAPLEGTPAEKSGLRAGDKIIKIGDKNTSDMTIDGAVDLLHGKKGTEVKMTIFREGEQDTREISITRDVINVKSVKFEEKEGNIAYVKISRFGETTFREFGAALKQIKANNAKGIIIDLRNDPGGYLETAVEIGSKMLPKGDIVVMEEDKDGQRNKLLAKGGDEFSGIKTVVLINEGSASASEILAGALRENRDNVTLVGKKSFGKGSVQELINLSQGTSMKVTVAHWLTPKGNQINEKGIEPDVKVDLTTDDYDNNKDPQLDKALEIVKE; encoded by the coding sequence ATGGAAAATGATTTGGAAAAAAATATCAATATAGAAAAGAAAAATAGGAAATTAATGAACCGTTTTTTAGTTATCGGTTTTATTGTTCTATTTTCTTTGGCCGGTTTTTGGTTTGGGCTTCAAAAGGGAAAAAATGAAAGCTTAAGCACTCAGAATGCGAGCATGCCGCTTGAAAGTGCTGTTATTATAAACAAGGAAGGAAAGATAGATAGCTTGGATTTTTCTCTTTTTTGGAAAACCTGGGATATCCTGAAGGAAAAATATGTTAATTCGTCCAAACTTGATGCCCAAAAATTATTCTACGGGGCAATAAAAGGAATGCTGGCAGCTACCGGAGATCCGTATACAAATTTTTTCGATCCGGAAGAAAACAAGAAATTTAATGAAGATATTACGGGAAGCTTTGAGGGAATTGGTGCGGAGATTGGAATGAAAGGCGGGGTTCTTACTATAATTGCTCCTCTCGAAGGGACTCCGGCTGAAAAATCGGGTCTTCGGGCAGGAGATAAAATAATCAAAATTGGCGATAAAAATACTTCAGATATGACTATCGATGGAGCAGTCGATTTGCTTCATGGAAAAAAGGGCACTGAAGTTAAGATGACAATTTTTAGAGAAGGGGAACAGGATACGCGCGAAATTTCGATAACGAGGGATGTTATAAACGTGAAGAGTGTTAAATTTGAAGAAAAAGAAGGAAACATCGCATACGTTAAAATTTCCCGTTTTGGCGAAACTACTTTCAGGGAATTTGGAGCCGCATTAAAACAAATCAAAGCCAATAATGCTAAAGGAATTATAATTGATCTCAGAAATGATCCGGGAGGATATTTGGAAACTGCGGTTGAAATCGGAAGCAAAATGCTGCCCAAAGGCGATATTGTCGTTATGGAAGAAGATAAAGACGGCCAGCGAAATAAGTTGCTGGCTAAAGGAGGGGACGAATTTAGCGGAATAAAAACAGTCGTGCTCATTAATGAAGGAAGCGCCAGCGCATCGGAAATTTTGGCGGGAGCGCTTCGGGAAAATAGGGACAATGTAACTTTGGTAGGAAAGAAATCTTTTGGAAAAGGATCGGTTCAGGAATTAATTAATCTATCGCAGGGAACTTCGATGAAAGTTACTGTGGCTCATTGGCTAACGCCAAAAGGGAACCAGATAAATGAAAAAGGAATCGAGCCGGATGTGAAAGTCGATCTTACAACCGATGATTATGACAACAACAAAGATCCGCAACTGGACAAAGCTTTGGAAATCGTGAAAGAGTAA
- a CDS encoding virulence protein RhuM/Fic/DOC family protein, with amino-acid sequence MKKKNERQLNRGEVIIYQPKSGDIELEVKLKDENIWLTQKQIAELFGVNIPAISKHVNNIDREGELTKKSTVSILETVQREGSRHIKRKLELFNLDMIIAVGYRINSRRATQFRIWATKILKKYLLEGYAVNEKRLLKAKNKFFELQQTINFLKKKSEAKLLRGQEKEILNLLADYSKTLTILEQYDKSKLKKIGGGKTTFKLTYEKCRDIIAEIKRELITKKEAGDIFGFERGKSLDAIIGNLYQTFGGKELYRDLESKASHLLYLIIKDHPFSDGNKRIGSFLFVHFLDKNNYLYRNSGERKINDNTLAALALLVAESNPKEKKQMVALITQLLR; translated from the coding sequence ATGAAAAAGAAGAATGAGAGACAATTAAATAGAGGTGAAGTTATTATTTATCAGCCAAAAAGCGGGGATATTGAGCTTGAAGTAAAATTAAAAGATGAGAATATTTGGCTGACACAAAAACAGATTGCAGAGTTATTTGGTGTTAATATTCCTGCCATATCAAAGCATGTGAATAATATAGATAGAGAAGGAGAGTTGACCAAAAAGTCAACTGTTTCCATTTTGGAAACAGTTCAAAGAGAGGGCAGTCGCCATATTAAAAGAAAATTAGAGCTGTTTAATCTTGATATGATTATCGCTGTTGGTTATCGAATTAATTCCAGGCGAGCTACTCAATTTCGCATTTGGGCGACAAAAATATTGAAAAAATATCTTCTGGAGGGTTACGCGGTAAATGAAAAGCGGCTTTTAAAAGCGAAAAACAAATTTTTTGAGCTTCAGCAAACAATTAATTTTCTAAAGAAAAAATCAGAAGCCAAACTTCTTCGCGGACAAGAGAAAGAAATTCTGAATCTCTTGGCTGATTATTCCAAAACGCTCACGATTCTTGAACAATACGACAAGAGCAAGCTGAAAAAAATTGGAGGAGGAAAAACCACTTTCAAGCTTACTTACGAAAAATGCCGGGATATTATTGCTGAAATCAAAAGGGAACTCATTACCAAAAAAGAAGCCGGGGATATTTTTGGTTTTGAAAGAGGTAAATCTTTAGACGCGATTATTGGAAATTTGTATCAGACATTTGGAGGCAAAGAACTTTACAGAGACCTGGAATCGAAAGCTTCGCATCTTCTCTATTTGATAATTAAAGACCATCCGTTTTCTGATGGCAACAAGCGCATCGGTTCATTTTTATTCGTGCATTTCCTGGATAAAAACAATTATCTCTATCGAAATAGCGGAGAAAGAAAAATCAATGACAACACTTTAGCGGCGCTGGCGCTTCTTGTTGCCGAAAGCAATCCCAAAGAAAAAAAACAAATGGTCGCGCTGATTACACAGTTGCTGAGGTAA